One part of the Thermococcus radiotolerans genome encodes these proteins:
- a CDS encoding DMT family transporter, producing MSRKHAIGAVLLWATVASAFKLSLRYMSPLQLLFYASLTSLILFGLLYAREFSPRRENLRSAYLGLINPLLYYTVLFSAYDRLPAQEAQALNYTWPLALVLLSIPLLGRRPGARTVFGLFLGFFGAIVVATKGDVTGLSFTDPLGVALGLGSALIWASYWLLNLRDERPLVEKMFWNFLFGFAYVSIVVVAMDRSAIPPVEGLAGAVYVGLFEMGITFLLWYRAVEDDMAFASNLAYLVPFLSLFFISVVVGESIAPATVIGLAMIMGGIIIGKR from the coding sequence ATGTCCCGCAAGCACGCGATCGGAGCCGTTCTCCTGTGGGCAACAGTTGCGAGCGCCTTCAAGCTCTCACTGCGCTACATGAGCCCGCTCCAGCTCCTGTTCTACGCGTCTCTAACCTCGCTCATACTCTTCGGCCTCCTCTACGCGAGGGAATTCTCCCCCCGGAGGGAAAACCTCCGCTCGGCATATCTCGGCCTGATAAATCCGCTCCTCTACTACACCGTGCTCTTCTCGGCCTATGATCGCCTGCCCGCCCAGGAGGCGCAGGCGCTCAACTACACATGGCCCCTGGCCCTGGTTCTCCTCTCGATTCCCCTCCTGGGAAGGAGGCCCGGGGCGAGGACGGTGTTCGGCCTGTTCCTCGGCTTTTTCGGGGCCATCGTTGTCGCGACGAAAGGAGACGTTACGGGACTGAGCTTCACCGATCCACTCGGCGTTGCCCTCGGCCTGGGGAGTGCGCTCATCTGGGCGAGCTACTGGCTTCTCAATCTGCGCGACGAGAGGCCCCTCGTCGAAAAGATGTTCTGGAACTTCCTCTTCGGCTTCGCCTACGTCTCCATCGTTGTGGTCGCGATGGATAGGTCCGCCATCCCCCCCGTGGAAGGCCTGGCCGGCGCGGTCTACGTCGGCCTGTTCGAGATGGGGATCACGTTCCTCCTCTGGTACCGGGCCGTTGAGGATGACATGGCATTCGCATCCAATCTGGCCTACCTGGTGCCGTTCCTCAGCCTGTTCTTCATCTCGGTCGTCGTCGGGGAGAGCATAGCCCCGGCAACGGTGATCGGGCTGGCGATGATAATGGGCGGCATCATCATCGGGAAGAGATAG